In Brassica napus cultivar Da-Ae chromosome A3, Da-Ae, whole genome shotgun sequence, the sequence AGTGAAGATGTTAAGAGCTATGCTGAGGTGAGCCATGATTGGAACCCACTTCATTTTGATCAAGAATCTGCCCGTAAAGCTGGATTCGAGAGTTGTCTTGTCCATGGAATGCTTGTGTCTTCCATGTTTCCGCGTATCATCTCTGCCCATTTCGTAAGTTCTCTAGCTTTAGTTTGCTTTTAACCATCTTTTTACATGTCCTTTCGGTCTTGTTGCAGCCTGGAGCAGTGTATGTATCTCAAACTCTGCATTTTCGATCACCAGTTTACATAGGAGATGATATTCTCGGAATTGTACAAGCTACAACTTTAAGACAAACCAAGAATAAGTAcatgtaagctcatttattaaaacttattcaAAAAGTTGAGTTCTGTTGTTCTACTATCATAACTAGATCTTCATTTCGCTTTGTTAGTGTCAAATTCTCAACCAAATGCATCAAGAATCACAGTGAACTTGTACTTCTTGATGGTGAAGCTACTGCAATCTTACCAAACCTCGAGGTGCTACAACCATGTCATTCGGAATGATAAACTGATCCGACATGTAAGTTTCTGTGTGTTTACCATGTTCTTGTTCTGTTTTGTTCTTTCATTTCTGCTGTCTTTGAAGAGTCTGGAATTTGTGAGATTTTTGTTGTAAGTTATATTACTAATGAATTCAATTGCTACTATATAACCTTCTATATTGTTTCAATCacagtttcacattcaaatctTTATTAGAAAAATCATGAAAGTTGCTAAAACTGATATACACACACTGATTACATTGTATTTGTctgaaaaaagtaagaaaatttTTCACCTTCCATCTCCGTATGTGATTGTGTGGGTAACAAACATGGAGTTATGAGGCGAAGGAAGAGAGTCTGATGGTGCTAAAGAGCTTCTTGAAGTGAAAGCCGCTTCCAGCAATACTGGAATATAAACTCCAATCCCTGGAGAATCTGGTGAGAAGATGGGCAGTGGCAGATTCTGGCTTATGTATTGCACCACCTGTTCCATGTTTGGTCTTGATTCCGCCGAAACATTTGTGCAG encodes:
- the LOC106419582 gene encoding (R)-specific enoyl-CoA hydratase, encoding MLAKTFVPRQLLVSRCFSSVTSKTLKVGDVLREARVFSSEDVKSYAEVSHDWNPLHFDQESARKAGFESCLVHGMLVSSMFPRIISAHFPGAVYVSQTLHFRSPVYIGDDILGIVQATTLRQTKNKYIVKFSTKCIKNHSELVLLDGEATAILPNLEVLQPCHSE